In Gossypium arboreum isolate Shixiya-1 chromosome 5, ASM2569848v2, whole genome shotgun sequence, a single genomic region encodes these proteins:
- the LOC108450198 gene encoding uncharacterized protein LOC108450198 isoform X1 yields the protein MIRWCISSFQLAELFISSVVHLLYGFYVYSTAVAADLSQALSECVFKSNVSLEVKKQDPNKSTVDDLPPIVLVHGIFGFGKGKFGSFSYFGGAEKKDERVLVPDLGSLTSIYDRARELFYYLKGGRVDYGEQHSKTCGHSRFGRIYEQGHYPQWDEDHPIHFVGHSAGAQVVRVLQQMLADKAFEGYENTSENWVLSITALSGAFNGTTRTFLDGMLPEDGQNMKPLCLLQLCRLGVIIYDWLDIPLLKAYYNFGFDHFNLSWRKVGLWGLVDCLLGNAGPWATGDWILPDLTIQGSIKLNSNLQTFPNTFYFSYATKRTRKILGVTVPSGILGIHPMLFMRVLQMSLYRYPTDVPPPYKGYRDEDWQDNDGALNTISMTHPRLPIEHPSCSIVNDSDCQPLQPGIWYYKIVEADHILFILNRERAGVQFDLMYDNIFERCRKHIFRKTSQTLPNEAP from the exons ATGATAAGATGGTGTATTTCTTCTTTTCAATTAGCTGAGCTGTTTATTAGCTCGGTGGTTCATCTTTTATATGGGTTTTATGTGTACAGCACTGCTGTTGCTGCGGACCTTTCACAGGCTTTGAGTGAATGTGTTTTCAAGTCTAATGTAAGTTTAGAGGTGAAAAAGCAAGATCCCAATAAGTCTACTGTTGATGATCTGCCTCCTATTGTTTTGGTTCATGGCATTTTTGGATTTGGCAAAGGA AAATTCGGAAGCTTTTCATATTTTGGAGGGGCTGAAAAGAAAGATGAGAGGGTTCTTGTGCCTGATTTGGGGTCTCTCACCAGCATATATGATAG GGCTCGTGAATTGTTCTATTATTTGAAAGGTGGGAGAGTTGATTATGGTGAACAACATAGCAAGACTTGTGGCCACTCTCGGTTTGGTCGAATTTATGAACAAG GGCATTACCCACAATGGGATGAAGATCACCCTATTCACTTTGTTGGCCATTCAGCTGGTGCTCAGGTTGTGCGTGTCTTGCAGCAGATGCTTGCTGATAAG GCATTCGAGGGATATGAGAATACTTCTGAGAATTGGGTGTTAAGCATAACAGCCTTATCTGGGGCTTTCAATGGGACTACAAGAACTTTTTTAGATGGCATGCT GCCGGAAGATGGGCAAAATATGAAACCTTTATGTCTGCTGCAGCTATGCCGCTTAGGAGTTATAATATATGATTGGTTGGACATCCCCTTGCTAAAGGCCTATTACAATTTCGGGTTCGATCACTTTAACTTGTCATGGAGAAAAGTAGGTCTTTGGGGTCTTGTTGATTGCCTCTTGGGGAATGCAGGTCCCTGGGCTACAGGAGATTGGATCCTTCCTGACCTTACGATTCAGGGATCAATAAAACTGAACAGTAATCTGCAAACCTTTCCGAATACGTTCTATTTCAGCTATGCAACAAAACGTACAAGGAAGATCCTTGGTGTCACAGTTCCTTCTGGCATTCTTGGTATTCACCCTATGCTTTTTATGCGAGTTCTACAGATGAGCCTATATCGATATCCTACAGATGTTCCTCCGCCATATAAAGGCTACCG GGACGAGGATTGGCAGGACAATGATGGAGCACTTAATACGATATCCATGACTCACCCTCGTCTCCCGATAGAACACCCAAGCTGTTCAATTGTGAATGATTCCGATTGCCAACCTTTGCAGCCAGGCATATG GTATTACAAGATTGTAGAGGCAGATCACATATTGTTCATATTGAATAGAGAAAGGGCAGGTGTTCAGTTTGATCTTATGTACGACAACATTTTTGAGCGTTGCAGAAAACATATTTTTAGGAAGACTTCACAAACTTTACCCAATGAAGCTCCATGA
- the LOC108450198 gene encoding uncharacterized protein LOC108450198 isoform X2, which yields MFGIVEKYSTAVAADLSQALSECVFKSNVSLEVKKQDPNKSTVDDLPPIVLVHGIFGFGKGKFGSFSYFGGAEKKDERVLVPDLGSLTSIYDRARELFYYLKGGRVDYGEQHSKTCGHSRFGRIYEQGHYPQWDEDHPIHFVGHSAGAQVVRVLQQMLADKAFEGYENTSENWVLSITALSGAFNGTTRTFLDGMLPEDGQNMKPLCLLQLCRLGVIIYDWLDIPLLKAYYNFGFDHFNLSWRKVGLWGLVDCLLGNAGPWATGDWILPDLTIQGSIKLNSNLQTFPNTFYFSYATKRTRKILGVTVPSGILGIHPMLFMRVLQMSLYRYPTDVPPPYKGYRDEDWQDNDGALNTISMTHPRLPIEHPSCSIVNDSDCQPLQPGIWYYKIVEADHILFILNRERAGVQFDLMYDNIFERCRKHIFRKTSQTLPNEAP from the exons ATGTTTGGAATTGTGGAAAAATATAG CACTGCTGTTGCTGCGGACCTTTCACAGGCTTTGAGTGAATGTGTTTTCAAGTCTAATGTAAGTTTAGAGGTGAAAAAGCAAGATCCCAATAAGTCTACTGTTGATGATCTGCCTCCTATTGTTTTGGTTCATGGCATTTTTGGATTTGGCAAAGGA AAATTCGGAAGCTTTTCATATTTTGGAGGGGCTGAAAAGAAAGATGAGAGGGTTCTTGTGCCTGATTTGGGGTCTCTCACCAGCATATATGATAG GGCTCGTGAATTGTTCTATTATTTGAAAGGTGGGAGAGTTGATTATGGTGAACAACATAGCAAGACTTGTGGCCACTCTCGGTTTGGTCGAATTTATGAACAAG GGCATTACCCACAATGGGATGAAGATCACCCTATTCACTTTGTTGGCCATTCAGCTGGTGCTCAGGTTGTGCGTGTCTTGCAGCAGATGCTTGCTGATAAG GCATTCGAGGGATATGAGAATACTTCTGAGAATTGGGTGTTAAGCATAACAGCCTTATCTGGGGCTTTCAATGGGACTACAAGAACTTTTTTAGATGGCATGCT GCCGGAAGATGGGCAAAATATGAAACCTTTATGTCTGCTGCAGCTATGCCGCTTAGGAGTTATAATATATGATTGGTTGGACATCCCCTTGCTAAAGGCCTATTACAATTTCGGGTTCGATCACTTTAACTTGTCATGGAGAAAAGTAGGTCTTTGGGGTCTTGTTGATTGCCTCTTGGGGAATGCAGGTCCCTGGGCTACAGGAGATTGGATCCTTCCTGACCTTACGATTCAGGGATCAATAAAACTGAACAGTAATCTGCAAACCTTTCCGAATACGTTCTATTTCAGCTATGCAACAAAACGTACAAGGAAGATCCTTGGTGTCACAGTTCCTTCTGGCATTCTTGGTATTCACCCTATGCTTTTTATGCGAGTTCTACAGATGAGCCTATATCGATATCCTACAGATGTTCCTCCGCCATATAAAGGCTACCG GGACGAGGATTGGCAGGACAATGATGGAGCACTTAATACGATATCCATGACTCACCCTCGTCTCCCGATAGAACACCCAAGCTGTTCAATTGTGAATGATTCCGATTGCCAACCTTTGCAGCCAGGCATATG GTATTACAAGATTGTAGAGGCAGATCACATATTGTTCATATTGAATAGAGAAAGGGCAGGTGTTCAGTTTGATCTTATGTACGACAACATTTTTGAGCGTTGCAGAAAACATATTTTTAGGAAGACTTCACAAACTTTACCCAATGAAGCTCCATGA